One segment of Plasmodium vinckei vinckei genome assembly, chromosome: PVVCY_04 DNA contains the following:
- a CDS encoding ras-related protein RAB7, putative: MSNKKRTILKVIILGDSGVGKTSLMNQYVNKKFTNQYKATIGADFLTKETVVDNEQLTMQIWDTAGQERFQSLGVAFYRGADCCVLVFDLTNYKTYESLESWKDEFLIQASPKDPENFPFVIIGNKVDETNKRKVQSVKVLQWCKANNNIPYFETSAKNAINVDQAFDEIARKAMKQELQEEQIYLPETFSLNSHNDQKIYKSRCC; the protein is encoded by the exons TGTTGGAAAAACATCATTAATGAATCAATacgtaaataaaaagtttacGAATCAATACAAAGCTACaa tTGGAGCAGATTTTTTAACAAAGGAAACAGTAGTTGACAATGAGCAATTAACTATGCAG ATATGGGATACAGCAGGGCAGGAGCGCTTTCAAAGTTTAGGTGTGGCCTTTTATAGAGGAGCAGACTGTTGTGTCTTAGTTTTTGATTTAACAAATTACAAAACTTATGAATCTTTAGAATCTTGGAAAGATGAATTTCTAATACAa GCAAGTCCAAAGGATCCTGAAAATTTCCCCTTTGTTATAATTGGAAATAAAGTTGATGAAACgaataaaagaaaa gTTCAATCTGTAAAAGTTTTGCAATGGTGTAaagcaaataataatataccaTACTTTGAGACAAGTGCCAAAAATGCAATTAACGTTGATCAAGCATTTGATGAAATAGCAAGAAAGGCTATGAAGCAAGAACTTCAAGAGGAGCAAAT ATATCTACCCGAAACCTTTAGTCTAAATAGCCATAAtgatcaaaaaatatacaaaagcCGCTGTtgttaa
- a CDS encoding protein RER1, putative: protein MKQTNEQKRDNNPDEKKEFRPFLRKLNEFKFWLYSTRAILLSIVCTFFPFLDIPVFWPLLLFYFICLFLATMKEQIKNMIRFKYLPFNTSTKQTYGSIVRGSGRNK, encoded by the exons ATGAAACAAACCAACGAACAAAAAAGAGATAATAATcctgatgaaaaaaaagaatttagACCATTTTTAAGgaaattaaatgaatttaaattttggtTATATTCAACGAGAGCTATTTTGTTATCAATAGTTTGCACATTTTTCCCATTTTTAGACATACCTGTATTCTGGCccttattacttttttattttatatgtttatttttggCTACTATGAAggaacaaattaaaaatatgatcagatttaaatatttaccCTTTAACACAT CTACCAAGCAAACATATGGTTCCATCGTTCGGGGGAGTGGACGAAACAAATAA
- a CDS encoding fam-b protein: MRVSIFKFAFFSIIICSFEYVQNELYFIYERNIYIERNIINFKNNRILTDADSQFDLNDFYQSSSSLESQFNGCNGDYEEIKNLQDIIDSHIKKREESNTTHILNNANEETKKIIQELRKELEEAKKQLDSINSNELEIQPIHNKRKVKKEENISASEHENILERENDNFENKYDEIASNDIYKEIQINKNPKKKLKKNVKNRETGLVSFSNIIKSKSWHLVLLLTPKVFSSIKNFWKNLKIFTKKSKKSK, from the exons atgAGAGTcagtatttttaaatttgcttttttttcaattattatttgttcttTTGAATATGTCCAAAAT GAATTATACTTCATATACGAGagaaacatatatattgaaaggaatataataaattttaaaaataataggaTATTAACAGATGCAGACAGTCAATTCGatttaaatgatttttatcaatCATCTTCGAGTCTTGAAAGCCAATTTAATGGATGCAATGGTGATTacgaagaaataaaaaatcttCAAGATATTATAGATTCCCATATAAAGAAGCGTGAAGAAAGTAATACAACAcacatattaaataatgcaaatgaggaaacgaaaaaaataattcaggAACTTCGAAAAGAATTAGAAGAAGCAAAAAAACAACTTGATAGTATAAATAGTAATGAATTAGAAATACAACCGatacataataaaagaaaggTAAAAAAAGAGGAAAATATTTCTGCATCAGaacatgaaaatattttagagagggaaaatgataattttgaaaataaatatgatgaaaTTGCATCAAATGATATTTATAAGGaaatacaaattaataaaaatccaaaaaaaaaattaaaaaaaaatgttaaaaacAGGGAGACGGGTTTAGTAAGTTTTtcgaatataataaagtcAAAATCGTGGCACTTAGTATTACTACTTACACCGAAGGTATTTTCCTCAATTAAGAACTTTTGGAAaaacttaaaaattttcactAAAAAATCTAAAAAATCTAAATAA
- a CDS encoding lysophospholipase, putative translates to MEKIELNNDESINTTCNLNGDPKIGWLRNKNGLLLKTYRWTVKNAIGNILLIHGFEAHTRANFMRKKLKMPNNNKGLVVGNNNYYIYKDSWIEKFNQTGYSVFGIDLQGHGGSQPLGKLRGTFNCFDDIVDDVIQYMNQIHDETSNDSQKDDESHNIVTTKKKKLPMYIIGYSMGANIALRILQLLKKEKEDRIKPRSSNNYKNSSTMLNNSTNINEIDNDMNNSNNYGSDNSRANISATTNSISNGNHEGHYNYLDKFNIKGCVSISGMVRVKSILDSENKSFWQYFLPIFIFMSYVLPHIEISSESRYKKSGFFGNICKHYIFPNISGTKFKWRSECVKATIKLDCDVNYIPKDIPLLFVHSKDDSICSYVGMILFYNKLNVNDKELHTVDGMNHGTTIKPGNEDILKKIIDWICNLRKNGEDKIENG, encoded by the coding sequence atggaaaaaattgaaTTGAATAATGACGAATCAATAAATACAACATGTAATTTAAATGGTGATCCTAAGATAGGTTGGTTacgtaataaaaatggtttacttttaaaaacatatagaTGGACGGTTAAAAATGCTATAggaaatatattgttaataCATGGATTCGAAGCACATACTCGAGCAAATTttatgagaaaaaaattaaaaatgccAAATAACAATAAAGGCTTAGTAGTAGGCAATAATAattactatatttataaagatAGTTGGattgaaaaatttaatcAAACTGGTTATTCAGTATTTGGAATAGATTTGCAAGGACATGGGGGATCACAACCGTTGGGGAAATTAAGAGGCACTTTTAATTGTTTTGATGATATAGTTGATGATGTAATACAATATATGAATCAAATTCACGACGAAACCTCAAATGATAGTCAAAAGGATGATGAATCCCATAATATAGTAacaactaaaaaaaaaaaacttcctatgtatattattggTTATTCGATGGGAGCAAATATTGCTTTAAGGATATTACAATTAttaaagaaagaaaaagaagataGAATTAAGCCGCGTAGTTCAAAtaactataaaaatagtagcACCATGTTAAACAATTCTactaatattaatgaaattgACAATGATATGAATAATTCTAATAATTATGGTTCCGATAATTCCCGTGCTAATATCTCTGCTACGACAAATTCCATTTCTAATGGTAATCATGAAGGACactataattatttagatAAATTCAATATTAAAGGCTGCGTATCTATATCTGGTATGGTGAGAGTAAAGTCAATATTGGATTCGGAGAACAAATCATTTTGGCAATATTTTCTTCCTATATTCATCTTCATGTCTTATGTCTTACCCCATATAGAAATTTCGTCAGAATCACGTTATAAAAAGTCAGGGTTTTTTggtaatatatgtaaacattatatatttccaaaTATTAGTGgaacaaaatttaaatggaGGTCTGAATGTGTAAAAGCAACGATCAAATTGGATTGTGATGTTAATTATATTCCAAAAGATAttcctttattatttgtgcATTCAAAAGATGATAGTATATGCTCTTATGTAGGAATGATCttgttttataataaattaaatgttAATGATAAAGAATTACATACTGTTGATGGTATGAATCATGGTACAACGATTAAGCCAGGAAATGAagacattttaaaaaaaattattgatTGGATTTGTAATTTAAGAAAGAATGGTGAAGACaaaatagaaaatggataa